The Methanococcoides methylutens MM1 genome has a window encoding:
- a CDS encoding 2-oxoacid:ferredoxin oxidoreductase subunit beta produces the protein MVSVDDYGEFETEWCPGCGNFMILKALKRALAELGRSPDEVLLTSGIGQSSKLPHYLKCNLFNGLHGRSLPPAIGAKVANHELTVLAVTGDGDCYGEGGNHFLHNVRRNPNITLIVHDNQIYGLTKGQASPTSEPGMKTKVQTHGVFNTPLNPLSLAISLDCSFVSRGFAGDVSHLTELIKKAIQHKGFSLVDVLQPCVSFNKLNTFSWYSERVYRMEEEGDGYDPGDRVKAFERSLEWGERIPLGVFYVNEKPTFEDHLDVLRSGPLVSNKADPKKVDELLDRFI, from the coding sequence ATGGTCAGTGTGGATGATTACGGTGAATTTGAGACGGAATGGTGTCCCGGTTGCGGGAATTTCATGATTCTAAAGGCTTTGAAGCGTGCTCTTGCAGAACTTGGAAGATCTCCTGATGAGGTATTGCTCACATCAGGTATCGGACAATCAAGCAAATTGCCACATTACCTGAAATGCAATCTGTTCAATGGGCTTCATGGAAGGTCCCTGCCTCCTGCAATAGGTGCCAAGGTCGCCAACCATGAACTGACGGTGCTTGCAGTTACCGGTGATGGTGATTGCTACGGTGAAGGTGGAAATCATTTCCTGCATAATGTCAGGAGAAATCCCAACATCACATTGATCGTTCATGACAACCAGATATATGGTCTTACCAAAGGGCAGGCTTCGCCTACAAGTGAGCCTGGAATGAAAACAAAGGTGCAGACTCATGGCGTATTCAACACACCGCTGAACCCACTGTCCCTTGCTATCTCTCTTGACTGCTCATTTGTAAGCAGGGGTTTTGCAGGCGATGTCTCTCATCTTACTGAGCTTATCAAGAAGGCCATACAGCATAAGGGCTTCTCTCTTGTGGACGTGCTCCAGCCATGTGTTTCCTTTAACAAGCTCAACACTTTCAGCTGGTACTCGGAAAGGGTCTACAGGATGGAAGAAGAGGGTGATGGGTATGATCCGGGTGATCGGGTGAAGGCCTTTGAAAGATCACTGGAATGGGGAGAAAGGATACCTCTTGGTGTCTTTTACGTTAATGAGAAACCTACGTTCGAGGACCATCTTGATGTATTGAGGTCAGGACCTTTGGTTAGTAATAAAGCTGATCCGAAGAAAGTGGATGAACTTCTTGACAGGTTCATCTGA